DNA sequence from the Sporichthyaceae bacterium genome:
CCCGTTCAGGATTCTCTTAGGTTTTTCTCAGAATCTGTGAGACCGTTCGGAAAGTTCGTACTTAAGGCATATGTCCCGCTTCTGGGATTGCCGGGCACGTCCGTTCCGGGCCCTCACGCCCCGTTCGCACCGATTGCGCCTCCCCGGCACAAGCCAGCTCGATGAAATTTGGAGTACTTGTGCGGACGATGAGCAAGAAACGACTGATCCGCCTCACCCCCGCGGTGGTGAGCGCGGCGCTGGTGCTCGCGGCGTGCGGGAGCGGCGGCGGGAACGTGGCCGAGAACCCGGCTGCTCCGGCTGCAGCGCAACCCGTCGCGCCCGTCTCGGGTACAAGCACCGCGACGGCCGCGGCTCCTGCCGCCGCCTCCGACAACAGCGGCACCAATGCGCCCGGAAAGGCAGCCTCAGTGGCGGCTCCGGCCGTCAAGGCAGCCGCGGTGACGCCTCCGGCACCCAAGGCGCTGTCCACAACCACCACGACCACGGGCGCGAAGCCCGCGGCGAAGGCCGGCGACAAGGCCGCGGCCGCGACTCCCGCCCTGGCCGGCGGCGCGCACTCGAGCGAGAGTGCCGCTCAGGACGCTGACAACGTCAGGATTGCGGCCGACAAGCAGGGCGCGACCGACGTCGGGGTCACGAAGGACTCCATCAAGATGGGAACCATCTCGATGCACGGGATGGCGCTGGGCAACGTCCTGGTCACCCCACTCGTCAACGGCATCGCGGCGAGCATGAGCGCGATCAACGACCGGGGCGGCATTCTCGGTCGGCGCATGTCTCTCATCGACTGCGACGACGGCCCCGGCGAGGTCTCCCGGACCAAGGCGTGCGTGAAGAAGCTCGCGGGCCAGGACAAGATCTTCTCGCTCATGAGCATCTCGAGTTGGGGCAGCGGTTCGATTCACGACGACCTCAAGGAGTACTCACTCCCCGCGTTCGGAACCTGGGCCTATTCCCAGACCGAGTGGCAGGACCCGTTCATGTTCCCCACGCACATGTCGATGATCCACGAGGCGATGGCCGGGGCGAACTGGGCCGTCAACGTGATCAAGCCCAAGACCTACGGGCTGATCTGCCTGACCAGTCCGGAGATGCAACTGGCGTGCAACAACGTCGCCAAGGTCATGGACGCCAGCGGCTCGAAGCTGGTCAAGCGCGCGAACGTCTCGATCTCGGAGACCTCGATGTCCGCTTACGTGCTGGCGTTCCGGGCCGCGGCGCCGGAGCACATCATTCACTACGTGATCAACCCGGCCACCATGGCCAAGTTCATGGTCGAGGCGGCCCAGCAGGGCTACTACCCGCCCAAGGGCATCTCCGGTAACCACCTGGCAGCCGAGGTGCTCGGGTCGATCTTCGGCCAGTGGCCGGTCAACCGGTACTGGACCAACACCACGTACAAGCTCTGGGGCCCGGAGTTCATCGCCACGATGACGAAGTACGCCCGCACCAACAAGGGCACCAATCACCACATTGTGCAGGCCAGCTACGTCGGGGTGAACATCTTCGCCGCGGCCGCAAAGGCAGTCGGACCCAACCTGACTCGGGCGCGCCTGATGTCGCAATGGGACAACGGCACCGTCTACTCCTCGGACGCCTCGTTGGACCAACGCTTCGCGTACACCAATGCTGAGCGCCTGAGCAACAACTGGGACCACAACCTGGGCCAGGGCCGCGAATTCATCTACAAGCTCACCTCCACCAACACCTCGGCCAACCCGGACGGTTCGCCGAACGGCTTCGCGCCGGACCCGGACCAGTTCGTGATCTACACGTGGAAGTAGGAGGCAGCAGGAAGTAGTCCTTCCTGATTGACGCTCCGTCAGATTGCGCAGGGCCCGACCGGTTGCCGGTCGGGCCCTCTGCACGTCTTCGCCGCCCGCGGATTCGACTCGGCCGAGATTCCCCGCCGGCTGCGTGATCCTCCCGCGCCGTGCGCCGTCACCGTGGCGATTCCGGCTGGTAACCCAAGCGAAATCTCGGTGTCGAACGGGCGAATCCCCGGATCGAGAGGCGCGCCCGAACCGACGCGGGCCCGTCGGGGCTGAAGGAATTTGGCTGCACTTCGGGCGTCGTGCCCGAGATCGATCATTGCGCGCGCGCTCGCTCAGGGTGGCCGCGCGTCGGGAGGGGAAAGCATGTCTTCAAGGAGAGGTCGCGGGTCGGTGGCGGCCGCGATAGCCGCTGCGGTGGCCGCCGTCGTGGCTGCTGCCGCACCGGCCTCGCCGGCGACTGACGCGAGCGCCACGGGCACCGGCGCCGACCAGTTACCGTTCAGCATCGGCACACCGCAGTTGGCCCAGATCACCAGCGGGCGCACCGCCCCGATGCAAGCGCCCTGGAACGAATTCCAGGGGGATCCCGCATTCCAGCGCTATCCGTCGACCGGTGCGGGCACGCTGTACCCGACATACACACCGGGTGGCGTGCAGACGCAGACGGCGGCCGGCGGGGGTACGGTCACCGAGCCGAACCTCGCGGTGTTCGCGGGCGCGGCCAGCGGCACGGACGGCAACTTTCCCTATCCCACCGGCACGGTGGGGACTCCCGGAACCCTCGATGGCTACTGCGGAACCGGGAACCAGGCCGCGGAGACCGCCCAGGGTAGGTACCCCGTGCGGCAGCCCGCGGACACGACGCTGCCGTTCTCGCCGGCGTACTTCCCGCACATGGTCCGCAACCCCGACGGCAGCCTGACCGGGTACTTCGACTGGCGGCCCAAGGACGCCGACGAGGCCCTGGTCGCGGCCACGTCCACCGACAACGGCCGCACCTGGACCTACCGGGGGCAGGCGCTAGAGGAGAACCCCGGTTACTGTCCCTCAGCCGACACCACCGACGACGGCCAGGGCCACGCGAACATCCTCACGATCGGTGGCAAGTCCTTCCTGTACACGCTGCCCCGCGCCGCCGGGGACTCGGTGGGCGTGGGAATGATCGTCCATCGCATCGACCCGACCCCGGAGCAGCCACTCAGCGACCTGCCCGCGGTGGAGTCGGTCGGCATCGACCCGGACGCGTTCGTGCCCGGCGGCACCAAGCCGATCAGCGTGCCGACCGGCAGCAGCGGGACGACGATCCCGCTGACCACCCTCGGCACCGCGCACTCTCCCACACAGTTGGTGGTGGGGAGTTTCGTGGACGTGACCCAGAACCCGGTACCGGCGTCGGTCCCACCGGTCGTGATCACCTGCACTGCTCTGGACGCGGGCGCGAATTCACTGACCGGATGCTCGATTCCCATGGGGCAGAGCCTGATTGTCCAAGCCGGGGACCTCATCGAACAGGTGCTGGGGTTCGCGGGGGCAGCGGTGACCGTCCCCGGCGGCCCGAACAAGACGACCGGCGACGGCGGACTTTCCAGCCTGACAGTGGACCCGGTCGTCACGATCACCTCCAGCACCACGCCAGGATTCGCCAGCCCGCTGACCGGCACCTTGTTCAACAACACGGTGCCGCTGCGGTTGTACGCAAACGGCACCGCGATCTACTGCACCCAGGCCAACGCGAACCCCACCACCAAGATCGAGGACTGCACGGCGGGCTCCGGCAACCTCCAGTACTCGCTCGCGAAGGGAGCGCCGATCATCGGCGACCCGATCGTCCCGGCCACGGCGTACGACGCACCAACCGGCAGCGGTATGACCAACGGCCTGATCGCTCCGGACGGCATCGTCGGTGTGCTGCCGAGCTACCCGGTGACCGACCGCCGCCGGGCGCCGTTCGGCGCGACCTTCGTCATGTACACGGAGAAGGAGCTGAACTACTACACAGCTGCGAACGTCCCTTCTGCCGGGGCCCTGCCCAGCAGCGGAACGTTCGACATCTCCGCGATCCCCAGCCCATACATCGCGGCGGACTTCGCCCAGTCACCGACGAAGAGCAACGGCCTCGTCGGTCCGGTACAGATCTGGATGGGGCTGACAACCGCGGGGACATCGCCCACGAGCGCCATCGTCCAGGTCAGCTGCGACTCGGTCGACGAGACCGCGACCACCAACACCTTCACCGGCTGCACGGTGCCATCGGGCTACGCGGGCGGCAGCTACGCCAAGAACGCCTGGATCGGCGCGCCGGGTGCCTCCACTGTCGACATCAACACGCTCCATGCCATCGGTGAGGGGAAGAGCTCCGATCCCGAGAAGCTCTACGGGAACAACGAGGACCTCACCCTGCTGCGGGTGGCCTGGACAACCGACGGGATCAACTTCTCCGCCGCGGGGCTGGCGAATGACGGTGTGATCAGCGGCCAGAACACCTGCGGCAAGTCCGGTCCGAGCCCCGCCTGCGCGAGCGCCGCGCGGGCCGGCGTGACCCATCCCTACGACGACATCAGCAACCCCACGACCACTGCGAACCCGACCAACAGCGGCGGGGCCGTCAACCTGAACGAGTACGCCGACAACGACGCCGGCAACGGCACCGGCCCCGCCACGGGCGGGACCGACACCGGCGGGGTGTTCGACACGACCGAGATGCGGTGGGTGGGCTCGGCAGGATCGATCATCCAGCGGGACGGGATCTACGAGCTGTTCCTGTCCGGCGCCTGGGCCGCGGACGGCGACAGTGACGCGTTCAACCACGTCTTCTACAGCACCTCGACGGACGGGCAGCACTGGTCGGTGCCAATCCCGGTGATCAGCAGCGACTACTCCTTCGCGGCCTCGGCCACCCAGGACAAGCAGTTGGCGGACGGGCAGAACGCCCCGCTCGGGATCGGCGCGTACTACTCCGGCCGGGCATACGCACCGAGTTTGGTGCCGAACCCCGACGGCACTTTGACGATGGTCTTCGGAGCCGATCGGATCCCGAAGTCCTTGGCCACGGCCGGAACGGTGCTCGGCACCGGCTCCAACCAGTACACGATCGGCCCGACCGATCCAGCGCTCTACCGAAACATCCTGGTCGCCACCCTGACGCGGAATGGACCGCCGTTCGACCGCCCCGGCGAGGGACCGGTCTTCGACACGCATCATCAGTCGTTGGCGAGCCGGCCGCGACCGTAGCTGAACCGGAAAGGACGCCGCCCGAGGCCGATCGCCTCGGGCGGTGTCCTTGTCCTGTAGCGGTCCTGACGAACCGTCAGGGGGCGCCGCCCGGTCGCCAGCCGGTGAACCAGCCGATCGCCTCGATCCAGGACGACCGTTCCGAGTCGCCTATGTCGGTGCGGTCCACGGTCATCGAGCTGACCAGGGGTTCCAAGCGGCCGGCCAGCGCGGCCAGGGTCTCGCTGATCTCGGCCGACGGGGTGGCGCCCGCGATCAGGTGTGGTCGGCAGGTCGGCCCGGACCCGCCCAGGCAGTCCGGGCAGGAGGCGGCGCGCCACGTCGGTTCGCACCACCCGACAAGCAGGCGCGTGTTCTGGCCCCGGTTCACGACCTCGCTGCCCCGTGGCCACTCCGCGCCGGTCAGCGACTGGTGCGCTGTCGCCTGCAGGTGGTCGCAGGTCAGGCA
Encoded proteins:
- a CDS encoding ABC transporter substrate-binding protein, translating into MSKKRLIRLTPAVVSAALVLAACGSGGGNVAENPAAPAAAQPVAPVSGTSTATAAAPAAASDNSGTNAPGKAASVAAPAVKAAAVTPPAPKALSTTTTTTGAKPAAKAGDKAAAATPALAGGAHSSESAAQDADNVRIAADKQGATDVGVTKDSIKMGTISMHGMALGNVLVTPLVNGIAASMSAINDRGGILGRRMSLIDCDDGPGEVSRTKACVKKLAGQDKIFSLMSISSWGSGSIHDDLKEYSLPAFGTWAYSQTEWQDPFMFPTHMSMIHEAMAGANWAVNVIKPKTYGLICLTSPEMQLACNNVAKVMDASGSKLVKRANVSISETSMSAYVLAFRAAAPEHIIHYVINPATMAKFMVEAAQQGYYPPKGISGNHLAAEVLGSIFGQWPVNRYWTNTTYKLWGPEFIATMTKYARTNKGTNHHIVQASYVGVNIFAAAAKAVGPNLTRARLMSQWDNGTVYSSDASLDQRFAYTNAERLSNNWDHNLGQGREFIYKLTSTNTSANPDGSPNGFAPDPDQFVIYTWK